The following are encoded in a window of Gopherus flavomarginatus isolate rGopFla2 chromosome 10, rGopFla2.mat.asm, whole genome shotgun sequence genomic DNA:
- the HSPBAP1 gene encoding HSPB1-associated protein 1 isoform X3, whose product MAEAAALDPPLPGEDVKPFTPEKAKEIVMSLQQPAVFCNMVFDWPVLHWNTKYLSEVLDGRTIRFRMGMKKRDTAPQFETKCSYVEATLEEFLAWTSGQPTSVSRPFSCYDSSKYWAYADYKYIARIFEDKTEIFKDIMWSDFGFPGRNGKESTLWIGSAEANTPCHLDSYGCNLVLQIQGRKRWHLFPPSNTTFLYPTRIPYEESSIFSKVNVVNPDLRHYPQFRKAQAHVVTLNPGQVLFVPRHWWHYVESVDPITVSINSWIELVEATSHEINLQYLNGAISAYLEYQTVTVSEDRDRSTHGTEKEASSCKRRKIQANTKPEDYKSGTQEAGFTVVKAKKLEKIPFGVHLIPVLPQSQEASSVGAGAVESDSRDLLSENEGGHFGKSRCTGKQSVMSNDCETLADQTDSDSTANSSQMGISTNDLLDCLVNPQVISLVASLLLERERV is encoded by the exons GTGAAGATGTCAAACCTTTTACTCCAGAGAAAGCCAAGGAAATTGTGATGTCTCTACAACAACCGGCAGTGTTTTGTAACATGGTTTTCGATTGGCCAGTACTACATTGGAATACTAAATATCTTTCTGAGGTGTTGGATGGAAGGACAATACGGTTTAGGATGGGAATGAAGAAAAGGGACACAG CTCCTCAATTTGAAACCAAATGTAGTTATGTGGAAGCTACACTTGAAGAGTTTTTGGCCTGGACTTCTGGACAGCCTACTTCTGTCTCTAGACCATTCAGTTGTTACGATTCCTCCAAATATTGGGCTTATGCTGACTACAAATATATTGCTAGGATATTTGAAGACAAGACAGAAATTTTCAAG GATATAATGTGGTCTGATTTTGGTTTCCCTGGAAGAAATGGAAAGGAGAGCACGTTGTGGATTGGCTCAGCAGAAGCAAATACTCCTTGTCATTTGGATTCCTATGGCTGCAATTTAGTACTACAGATACAAGGAAG aAAAAGATGGCACCTTTTCCCACCTAGCAACACCACTTTCCTTTATCCCACTAGGATCCCTTATGAGGAATCCAGCATATTCAGCAAAGTCAACGTTGTCAACCCTGATCTGAGACACTATCCTCAGTTCAGGAAAGCCCAGGCCCATGTGGTTACACTCAATCCAGGACAG GTCCTGTTTGTTCCCAGACACTGGTGGCACTATGTAGAAAGCGTTGACCCCATCACAGTCAGTATAAACTCTTGGATTGAACTG GTTGAGGCAACATCCCATGAAATCAATCTTCAGTACTTAAATGGAGCAATATCTGCATATTTAGAATATCAAACGGTAACTGTATCAGAGGACAGAGATCGCAGCACCCATGGTACAGAGAAGGAGGCATCTTCATGTAAAAGAAGGAAAATACAAGCCAACACCAAACCAGAGGACTATAAATCAGGAACCCAGGAAGCTGGTTTTACAGTGGTTAAAGCAAAAAAGTTGGAGAAAATACCATTTGGGGTGCATCTTATTCCAGTATTACCACAGTCTCAAGAAGCAAGCtcagtgggggcaggagcagtggaaAGTGACTCTAGAGACCTTCTCAGCGAAAATGAAGGAGGACATTTTGGAAAATCACGCTGCACTGGGAAGCAATCAGTAATGAGTAATGACTGCGAAACACTTGCAGATCAAACAGATTCAGACAGCACTGCAAACTCTTCACAAATGGGCATTTCTACAAATGACTTATTAGATTGTTTGGTTAATCCACAAGTCATCAGTTTAGTGGCCAGTCTCTtgttggaaagagagagagtttga
- the HSPBAP1 gene encoding HSPB1-associated protein 1 isoform X2 produces the protein MAEAAALDPPLPGEDVKPFTPEKAKEIVMSLQQPAVFCNMVFDWPVLHWNTKYLSEVLDGRTIRFRMGMKKRDTAPQFETKCSYVEATLEEFLAWTSGQPTSVSRPFSCYDSSKYWAYADYKYIARIFEDKTEIFKDIMWSDFGFPGRNGKESTLWIGSAEANTPCHLDSYGCNLVLQIQGRKRWHLFPPSNTTFLYPTRIPYEESSIFSKVNVVNPDLRHYPQFRKAQAHVVTLNPGQDADHKARVEEAITRTLVCAIKSAENPSRLDAWLNPTEVEATSHEINLQYLNGAISAYLEYQTVTVSEDRDRSTHGTEKEASSCKRRKIQANTKPEDYKSGTQEAGFTVVKAKKLEKIPFGVHLIPVLPQSQEASSVGAGAVESDSRDLLSENEGGHFGKSRCTGKQSVMSNDCETLADQTDSDSTANSSQMGISTNDLLDCLVNPQVISLVASLLLERERV, from the exons GTGAAGATGTCAAACCTTTTACTCCAGAGAAAGCCAAGGAAATTGTGATGTCTCTACAACAACCGGCAGTGTTTTGTAACATGGTTTTCGATTGGCCAGTACTACATTGGAATACTAAATATCTTTCTGAGGTGTTGGATGGAAGGACAATACGGTTTAGGATGGGAATGAAGAAAAGGGACACAG CTCCTCAATTTGAAACCAAATGTAGTTATGTGGAAGCTACACTTGAAGAGTTTTTGGCCTGGACTTCTGGACAGCCTACTTCTGTCTCTAGACCATTCAGTTGTTACGATTCCTCCAAATATTGGGCTTATGCTGACTACAAATATATTGCTAGGATATTTGAAGACAAGACAGAAATTTTCAAG GATATAATGTGGTCTGATTTTGGTTTCCCTGGAAGAAATGGAAAGGAGAGCACGTTGTGGATTGGCTCAGCAGAAGCAAATACTCCTTGTCATTTGGATTCCTATGGCTGCAATTTAGTACTACAGATACAAGGAAG aAAAAGATGGCACCTTTTCCCACCTAGCAACACCACTTTCCTTTATCCCACTAGGATCCCTTATGAGGAATCCAGCATATTCAGCAAAGTCAACGTTGTCAACCCTGATCTGAGACACTATCCTCAGTTCAGGAAAGCCCAGGCCCATGTGGTTACACTCAATCCAGGACAG GATGCAGACCACAAAGCCCGGGTGGAAGAGGCAATAACTCGAACGCTAGTGTGTGCCATAAAATCTGCAGAAAACCCCAGCCGGTTGGATGCCTGGCTGAATCCTACAGAA GTTGAGGCAACATCCCATGAAATCAATCTTCAGTACTTAAATGGAGCAATATCTGCATATTTAGAATATCAAACGGTAACTGTATCAGAGGACAGAGATCGCAGCACCCATGGTACAGAGAAGGAGGCATCTTCATGTAAAAGAAGGAAAATACAAGCCAACACCAAACCAGAGGACTATAAATCAGGAACCCAGGAAGCTGGTTTTACAGTGGTTAAAGCAAAAAAGTTGGAGAAAATACCATTTGGGGTGCATCTTATTCCAGTATTACCACAGTCTCAAGAAGCAAGCtcagtgggggcaggagcagtggaaAGTGACTCTAGAGACCTTCTCAGCGAAAATGAAGGAGGACATTTTGGAAAATCACGCTGCACTGGGAAGCAATCAGTAATGAGTAATGACTGCGAAACACTTGCAGATCAAACAGATTCAGACAGCACTGCAAACTCTTCACAAATGGGCATTTCTACAAATGACTTATTAGATTGTTTGGTTAATCCACAAGTCATCAGTTTAGTGGCCAGTCTCTtgttggaaagagagagagtttga
- the HSPBAP1 gene encoding HSPB1-associated protein 1 isoform X1 yields MAEAAALDPPLPGEDVKPFTPEKAKEIVMSLQQPAVFCNMVFDWPVLHWNTKYLSEVLDGRTIRFRMGMKKRDTAPQFETKCSYVEATLEEFLAWTSGQPTSVSRPFSCYDSSKYWAYADYKYIARIFEDKTEIFKDIMWSDFGFPGRNGKESTLWIGSAEANTPCHLDSYGCNLVLQIQGRKRWHLFPPSNTTFLYPTRIPYEESSIFSKVNVVNPDLRHYPQFRKAQAHVVTLNPGQVLFVPRHWWHYVESVDPITVSINSWIELDADHKARVEEAITRTLVCAIKSAENPSRLDAWLNPTEVEATSHEINLQYLNGAISAYLEYQTVTVSEDRDRSTHGTEKEASSCKRRKIQANTKPEDYKSGTQEAGFTVVKAKKLEKIPFGVHLIPVLPQSQEASSVGAGAVESDSRDLLSENEGGHFGKSRCTGKQSVMSNDCETLADQTDSDSTANSSQMGISTNDLLDCLVNPQVISLVASLLLERERV; encoded by the exons GTGAAGATGTCAAACCTTTTACTCCAGAGAAAGCCAAGGAAATTGTGATGTCTCTACAACAACCGGCAGTGTTTTGTAACATGGTTTTCGATTGGCCAGTACTACATTGGAATACTAAATATCTTTCTGAGGTGTTGGATGGAAGGACAATACGGTTTAGGATGGGAATGAAGAAAAGGGACACAG CTCCTCAATTTGAAACCAAATGTAGTTATGTGGAAGCTACACTTGAAGAGTTTTTGGCCTGGACTTCTGGACAGCCTACTTCTGTCTCTAGACCATTCAGTTGTTACGATTCCTCCAAATATTGGGCTTATGCTGACTACAAATATATTGCTAGGATATTTGAAGACAAGACAGAAATTTTCAAG GATATAATGTGGTCTGATTTTGGTTTCCCTGGAAGAAATGGAAAGGAGAGCACGTTGTGGATTGGCTCAGCAGAAGCAAATACTCCTTGTCATTTGGATTCCTATGGCTGCAATTTAGTACTACAGATACAAGGAAG aAAAAGATGGCACCTTTTCCCACCTAGCAACACCACTTTCCTTTATCCCACTAGGATCCCTTATGAGGAATCCAGCATATTCAGCAAAGTCAACGTTGTCAACCCTGATCTGAGACACTATCCTCAGTTCAGGAAAGCCCAGGCCCATGTGGTTACACTCAATCCAGGACAG GTCCTGTTTGTTCCCAGACACTGGTGGCACTATGTAGAAAGCGTTGACCCCATCACAGTCAGTATAAACTCTTGGATTGAACTG GATGCAGACCACAAAGCCCGGGTGGAAGAGGCAATAACTCGAACGCTAGTGTGTGCCATAAAATCTGCAGAAAACCCCAGCCGGTTGGATGCCTGGCTGAATCCTACAGAA GTTGAGGCAACATCCCATGAAATCAATCTTCAGTACTTAAATGGAGCAATATCTGCATATTTAGAATATCAAACGGTAACTGTATCAGAGGACAGAGATCGCAGCACCCATGGTACAGAGAAGGAGGCATCTTCATGTAAAAGAAGGAAAATACAAGCCAACACCAAACCAGAGGACTATAAATCAGGAACCCAGGAAGCTGGTTTTACAGTGGTTAAAGCAAAAAAGTTGGAGAAAATACCATTTGGGGTGCATCTTATTCCAGTATTACCACAGTCTCAAGAAGCAAGCtcagtgggggcaggagcagtggaaAGTGACTCTAGAGACCTTCTCAGCGAAAATGAAGGAGGACATTTTGGAAAATCACGCTGCACTGGGAAGCAATCAGTAATGAGTAATGACTGCGAAACACTTGCAGATCAAACAGATTCAGACAGCACTGCAAACTCTTCACAAATGGGCATTTCTACAAATGACTTATTAGATTGTTTGGTTAATCCACAAGTCATCAGTTTAGTGGCCAGTCTCTtgttggaaagagagagagtttga
- the HSPBAP1 gene encoding HSPB1-associated protein 1 isoform X4, with translation MAEAAALDPPLPAPQFETKCSYVEATLEEFLAWTSGQPTSVSRPFSCYDSSKYWAYADYKYIARIFEDKTEIFKDIMWSDFGFPGRNGKESTLWIGSAEANTPCHLDSYGCNLVLQIQGRKRWHLFPPSNTTFLYPTRIPYEESSIFSKVNVVNPDLRHYPQFRKAQAHVVTLNPGQVLFVPRHWWHYVESVDPITVSINSWIELDADHKARVEEAITRTLVCAIKSAENPSRLDAWLNPTEVEATSHEINLQYLNGAISAYLEYQTVTVSEDRDRSTHGTEKEASSCKRRKIQANTKPEDYKSGTQEAGFTVVKAKKLEKIPFGVHLIPVLPQSQEASSVGAGAVESDSRDLLSENEGGHFGKSRCTGKQSVMSNDCETLADQTDSDSTANSSQMGISTNDLLDCLVNPQVISLVASLLLERERV, from the exons CTCCTCAATTTGAAACCAAATGTAGTTATGTGGAAGCTACACTTGAAGAGTTTTTGGCCTGGACTTCTGGACAGCCTACTTCTGTCTCTAGACCATTCAGTTGTTACGATTCCTCCAAATATTGGGCTTATGCTGACTACAAATATATTGCTAGGATATTTGAAGACAAGACAGAAATTTTCAAG GATATAATGTGGTCTGATTTTGGTTTCCCTGGAAGAAATGGAAAGGAGAGCACGTTGTGGATTGGCTCAGCAGAAGCAAATACTCCTTGTCATTTGGATTCCTATGGCTGCAATTTAGTACTACAGATACAAGGAAG aAAAAGATGGCACCTTTTCCCACCTAGCAACACCACTTTCCTTTATCCCACTAGGATCCCTTATGAGGAATCCAGCATATTCAGCAAAGTCAACGTTGTCAACCCTGATCTGAGACACTATCCTCAGTTCAGGAAAGCCCAGGCCCATGTGGTTACACTCAATCCAGGACAG GTCCTGTTTGTTCCCAGACACTGGTGGCACTATGTAGAAAGCGTTGACCCCATCACAGTCAGTATAAACTCTTGGATTGAACTG GATGCAGACCACAAAGCCCGGGTGGAAGAGGCAATAACTCGAACGCTAGTGTGTGCCATAAAATCTGCAGAAAACCCCAGCCGGTTGGATGCCTGGCTGAATCCTACAGAA GTTGAGGCAACATCCCATGAAATCAATCTTCAGTACTTAAATGGAGCAATATCTGCATATTTAGAATATCAAACGGTAACTGTATCAGAGGACAGAGATCGCAGCACCCATGGTACAGAGAAGGAGGCATCTTCATGTAAAAGAAGGAAAATACAAGCCAACACCAAACCAGAGGACTATAAATCAGGAACCCAGGAAGCTGGTTTTACAGTGGTTAAAGCAAAAAAGTTGGAGAAAATACCATTTGGGGTGCATCTTATTCCAGTATTACCACAGTCTCAAGAAGCAAGCtcagtgggggcaggagcagtggaaAGTGACTCTAGAGACCTTCTCAGCGAAAATGAAGGAGGACATTTTGGAAAATCACGCTGCACTGGGAAGCAATCAGTAATGAGTAATGACTGCGAAACACTTGCAGATCAAACAGATTCAGACAGCACTGCAAACTCTTCACAAATGGGCATTTCTACAAATGACTTATTAGATTGTTTGGTTAATCCACAAGTCATCAGTTTAGTGGCCAGTCTCTtgttggaaagagagagagtttga